In the genome of Girardinichthys multiradiatus isolate DD_20200921_A chromosome 7, DD_fGirMul_XY1, whole genome shotgun sequence, one region contains:
- the scel gene encoding sciellin isoform X1 produces the protein MSSYPSSKTQAIEDSKKKTSRLKDNSWIRKTNDEDEPVDQDPNFGKTVLGKVKTSETAVSSSEPLPEKVAQPRGSSVQALTQRFSGSREDLKTMTPSYYSKRNSSGKTETSSTTKTTTVTHGGTTEMTTTTTTQSVKSPVTKSATKTDTFMDRVKSSSQGPQYVNYSPTKTTKPTITSTKDVDNKLNNSPTPSSVKDDSSTTNSKTTVTTTETVTVKDSSDAKSKDKLYDLLLPDAITSPVSTSTIKSKTIIVESSKDSQNQLNDSLIPNSTKDMHKDRETVSSSETVTVKSSYNVDNSKQTTTTTTNTSSTPVDDLYDSLLPKSITSPVSSSTTVKETIKVSSRKEEESPPTPSTTRSLSYSSYPDDTSYTHSSSYSSEYKTYSYSKPDSSYEYSSLKSPSLYTSTSYKSSSLSDDILSDPIYSKSSTKSVYKSPDRPVLEKDLCTSCRKPFTGDAKMVLDDIKIRCHATCFKCDVCNGSLSNLKAGDSMWIYKRMVHCENCFEITRDKWRR, from the exons ATGAGCTCCTACCCATCAT ccAAGACCCAGGCGATCGAAGACAGCAAGAAGAAAACCTCCCGGCTGAAGGACAACAGCTGGATCAGAAAAACTAATGATGAAGACGAGCCTGTTGA CCAAGACCCAAACTTTGGCAAAACTGTCTTGGGTAAAGTCAAAACCAGTGAAACTGCTGTGAG TAGTTCAGAACCTCTGCCAGAGAAAGTTGCTCAACCAAGAGGTTCATCTGTGCAAGCTCTCACACAGAG GTTCAGTGGAAGTAGAGAGGACCTGAAAACCAT GACACCGTCTTACTACTCTAAAAG AAATTCCAGTGGGAAGACAGAAACATCCAGCAC taCTAAAACCACAACAGTGACCCATGGAGGGACAACTGAGAtgaccaccaccaccaccacccagAGTGTCAA GTCTCCTGTGACCAAATCAGCCACTAAAACTGATACATTCATGGACCGCGTCAAATCCTCAAGCCAAGG ACCACAGTATGTAAACTACTCCCCAACCAAGACAACAAAACCAACTATTACCAGCACTAAAGA TGTGGACAACAAGCTGAACAACTCACCTACCCCCTCCTCTGTGAAGGATGATTCCTCAACTACAAATAG CAAAACAACTGTGACCACAACTGAGACTGTGACGGTGAAAGATAGCAGTGATGCAAA GTCTAAGGACAAGCTGTATGACCTTCTCCTGCCTGATGCCATCACATCTCCTGTCAG CACAAGCACCATAAAGTCAAAGACCATTATTGTGGAGAGCAGCAAAGA TTCTCAGAATCAACTCAATGACTCACTGATTCCCAATTCAACCAAAGACATGCACAAAGACAG GGAAACTGTGTCCAGCAGTGAGACTGTGACGGTGAAGAGCTCCTACAATGT AGATAACTCCAAACAGacaacaaccacaacaacaAATACCTCCTCAAC GCCTGTGGATGACCTGTATGACTCCCTCCTGCCTAAATCCATCACATCTCCTGTCAG TTCAAGCACCACGGTGAAGGAGACTATTAAAGTCAGCAGCAGAAAAGA GGAAGAAAGCCCACCAACACCATCCACCACACGCAGCCTCAG CTACAGCTCATACCCTGATGATACTTCTTACACTCACAGCAGCTCATACAG CAGCGAATATAAAACCTATTCCTACTCCAAACCAGACTCCAG TTATGAGTACAGCAGCCTCAAGAGCCCCTCTCTCTACACCTCCACATCATACAAGAGTAGCAG CTTGTCAGATGACATTCTGTCAGATCCAATCTACTCCAAATCTTCTACGAAGAGTGTTTATAAGTCCCCTGATAG GCCTGTGCTCGAGAAGGACCTGTGTACCTCCTGCCGTAAGCCCTTCACTGGTGATGCCAAGATGGTCCTGGACGACATAAAGATCAGATGCCATGCTACCTGCTTTAAA TGTGATGTCTGCAACGGCTCTCTGAGTAATCTGAAAGCTGGGGACAGCATGTGGATCTACAAACGCATGGTGCACTGTGAGAACTGCTTCGAGATCACCAGAG ATAAATGGCGCCGCTGA
- the scel gene encoding sciellin isoform X2: MSSYPSSKTQAIEDSKKKTSRLKDNSWIRKTNDEDEPVDQDPNFGKTVLGKVKTSETAVSSSEPLPEKVAQPRGSSVQALTQRFSGSREDLKTMTPSYYSKRNSSGKTETSSTTKTTTVTHGGTTEMTTTTTTQSVKSPVTKSATKTDTFMDRVKSSSQGPQYVNYSPTKTTKPTITSTKDVDNKLNNSPTPSSVKDDSSTTNSKTTVTTTETVTVKDSSDAKSKDKLYDLLLPDAITSPVSSSTTVKETIKVSSRKEEESPPTPSTTRSLSYSSYPDDTSYTHSSSYSSEYKTYSYSKPDSSYEYSSLKSPSLYTSTSYKSSSLSDDILSDPIYSKSSTKSVYKSPDRPVLEKDLCTSCRKPFTGDAKMVLDDIKIRCHATCFKCDVCNGSLSNLKAGDSMWIYKRMVHCENCFEITRDKWRR, encoded by the exons ATGAGCTCCTACCCATCAT ccAAGACCCAGGCGATCGAAGACAGCAAGAAGAAAACCTCCCGGCTGAAGGACAACAGCTGGATCAGAAAAACTAATGATGAAGACGAGCCTGTTGA CCAAGACCCAAACTTTGGCAAAACTGTCTTGGGTAAAGTCAAAACCAGTGAAACTGCTGTGAG TAGTTCAGAACCTCTGCCAGAGAAAGTTGCTCAACCAAGAGGTTCATCTGTGCAAGCTCTCACACAGAG GTTCAGTGGAAGTAGAGAGGACCTGAAAACCAT GACACCGTCTTACTACTCTAAAAG AAATTCCAGTGGGAAGACAGAAACATCCAGCAC taCTAAAACCACAACAGTGACCCATGGAGGGACAACTGAGAtgaccaccaccaccaccacccagAGTGTCAA GTCTCCTGTGACCAAATCAGCCACTAAAACTGATACATTCATGGACCGCGTCAAATCCTCAAGCCAAGG ACCACAGTATGTAAACTACTCCCCAACCAAGACAACAAAACCAACTATTACCAGCACTAAAGA TGTGGACAACAAGCTGAACAACTCACCTACCCCCTCCTCTGTGAAGGATGATTCCTCAACTACAAATAG CAAAACAACTGTGACCACAACTGAGACTGTGACGGTGAAAGATAGCAGTGATGCAAA GTCTAAGGACAAGCTGTATGACCTTCTCCTGCCTGATGCCATCACATCTCCTGTCAG TTCAAGCACCACGGTGAAGGAGACTATTAAAGTCAGCAGCAGAAAAGA GGAAGAAAGCCCACCAACACCATCCACCACACGCAGCCTCAG CTACAGCTCATACCCTGATGATACTTCTTACACTCACAGCAGCTCATACAG CAGCGAATATAAAACCTATTCCTACTCCAAACCAGACTCCAG TTATGAGTACAGCAGCCTCAAGAGCCCCTCTCTCTACACCTCCACATCATACAAGAGTAGCAG CTTGTCAGATGACATTCTGTCAGATCCAATCTACTCCAAATCTTCTACGAAGAGTGTTTATAAGTCCCCTGATAG GCCTGTGCTCGAGAAGGACCTGTGTACCTCCTGCCGTAAGCCCTTCACTGGTGATGCCAAGATGGTCCTGGACGACATAAAGATCAGATGCCATGCTACCTGCTTTAAA TGTGATGTCTGCAACGGCTCTCTGAGTAATCTGAAAGCTGGGGACAGCATGTGGATCTACAAACGCATGGTGCACTGTGAGAACTGCTTCGAGATCACCAGAG ATAAATGGCGCCGCTGA